In Salinarimonas sp., a genomic segment contains:
- a CDS encoding extracellular solute-binding protein yields MPIAKTTLAALAAATMLVGLAGPASAQQEPLTGDLRIFLDTSNPAPRATMEDMIARFQEMHPDLAIETTIIDREAYKTQLRNFLSANAPDVATWHAGNRMAPYVEAGLLEDVSDLWDEETSRLLASSKASMTIDGKQWGVPYTYYQWGVYYREDLFQQYGLSEPETWDQFKDNCQTLLDNGVKCFAIGTKFLWTAAGWFDYINLRTNGYEFHMDLTAGRVPWTDERVRATFANWRELIDMNAYIDNHTSYSWQEALPFMVQGDAAMYLMGNFVVAPLREAGLTDDQIGFHQFPAIDDSIPMAEDAPTDTFHIPAQAQNKEAARAFLRYVVDAENQSIINAQLGQLPINSAATIEDDEFLAEGFEMLSNAHALAQFFDRDAPAEMAKAGMEGFQEFMVRPDNLDAILQRLERVRQRVY; encoded by the coding sequence ATGCCCATCGCCAAGACCACCCTCGCCGCCCTCGCCGCCGCGACCATGCTCGTCGGCCTCGCCGGGCCGGCCTCGGCGCAGCAGGAGCCGCTCACCGGGGATCTGCGGATCTTCCTCGACACGTCGAACCCGGCGCCTCGGGCGACGATGGAGGACATGATCGCGCGCTTCCAGGAGATGCATCCGGATCTCGCCATCGAGACCACGATCATCGATCGCGAGGCCTACAAGACCCAGCTGCGCAACTTCCTCTCCGCCAACGCCCCCGACGTCGCCACCTGGCACGCCGGCAACCGCATGGCGCCCTATGTCGAGGCGGGCCTGCTCGAGGACGTCTCGGACCTGTGGGACGAGGAGACCTCGCGCCTCCTCGCATCGAGCAAGGCCTCGATGACGATAGACGGCAAGCAGTGGGGCGTACCGTACACCTACTATCAGTGGGGCGTGTACTATCGCGAGGACTTGTTCCAGCAGTACGGCCTGTCCGAGCCGGAGACCTGGGACCAGTTCAAGGACAACTGCCAGACGCTGCTCGACAACGGCGTCAAGTGCTTCGCCATCGGCACCAAGTTCCTCTGGACCGCCGCCGGCTGGTTCGACTACATCAACCTGCGCACCAACGGCTACGAGTTCCACATGGACCTCACCGCCGGCCGGGTGCCGTGGACCGACGAGCGCGTGCGGGCGACCTTCGCCAATTGGCGCGAGCTCATCGACATGAACGCCTACATCGACAACCACACCTCCTATTCCTGGCAGGAGGCGCTGCCCTTCATGGTCCAGGGCGACGCGGCGATGTACCTGATGGGCAATTTCGTGGTCGCGCCGCTGCGCGAGGCGGGCCTCACGGACGACCAGATCGGCTTCCATCAGTTCCCGGCGATCGACGACAGCATCCCGATGGCCGAGGACGCGCCGACGGACACGTTCCACATCCCCGCCCAGGCGCAGAACAAGGAGGCCGCCCGCGCCTTCCTGCGCTACGTCGTCGATGCGGAGAACCAGTCGATCATCAACGCCCAGCTCGGCCAGCTGCCGATCAACTCGGCTGCGACGATCGAGGACGACGAGTTCCTCGCGGAGGGCTTCGAGATGCTCTCGAACGCGCACGCGCTCGCCCAGTTCTTCGATCGCGACGCGCCGGCCGAGATGGCGAAGGCCGGCATGGAGGGCTTCCAGGAGTTCATGGTCCGCCCGGACAACCTGGACGCCATCCTCCAGCGGCTCGAGCGCGTGCGCCAGCGGGTGTACTGA
- a CDS encoding IclR family transcriptional regulator: MDKPAGGTVGKALGLLDEVAAYGRPVRFAELLAGSDLPKATLYRLLQTLVGQRMLAYDEASHAYALGSRLIRLAHASWQQTTLAPLARAHLDRLSRAIGETVHLAKLDNGQVLYVDKRNAARPIPMFSDAGKIGPAYCTGVGKAMLAFLDEPALERALAQQSWFPHTPHTHTSPQSLRAELAAIRAESVAFDREEHEPQIICVAAPILDASGRPLGAMSVTSSTLRHSLADLAAFAPRLRETAQAVAREAAAYTFSGATRPDHRPADGGA; encoded by the coding sequence ATGGACAAGCCCGCCGGCGGTACGGTCGGAAAGGCGCTGGGGCTGCTCGACGAGGTGGCCGCCTACGGCCGCCCGGTTCGCTTCGCGGAGCTGCTCGCGGGCAGCGACCTGCCGAAGGCGACGCTCTACCGGCTGCTGCAGACCCTCGTCGGGCAGCGGATGCTCGCCTACGACGAAGCGAGCCATGCCTACGCGCTCGGATCGCGGCTGATCCGGCTCGCCCACGCCTCCTGGCAGCAGACCACGCTCGCCCCGCTCGCGCGCGCGCACCTCGACCGGCTGTCGCGGGCCATCGGCGAGACGGTGCACCTCGCCAAGCTCGACAACGGGCAGGTCCTCTACGTCGACAAGCGCAACGCGGCGCGCCCGATCCCGATGTTCTCGGACGCCGGCAAGATCGGCCCGGCCTATTGCACCGGCGTCGGCAAGGCGATGCTCGCCTTCCTGGACGAGCCGGCGCTCGAGCGGGCGTTGGCGCAGCAGAGCTGGTTCCCCCACACGCCGCACACGCACACGAGCCCGCAGAGCCTGCGCGCCGAGCTCGCCGCGATCCGCGCCGAGAGCGTCGCCTTCGATCGCGAGGAGCACGAGCCGCAGATCATCTGCGTGGCCGCCCCGATCCTCGACGCGAGCGGGCGTCCGCTCGGGGCGATGTCGGTGACCTCCTCGACGCTGCGGCATTCCCTCGCGGACCTCGCGGCGTTCGCGCCGCGGCTGCGCGAGACGGCGCAGGCGGTCGCGCGCGAGGCGGCGGCCTACACCTTTTCCGGCGCGACGCGCCCGGACCATCGCCCCGCCGACGGCGGGGCCTGA